From a single Elgaria multicarinata webbii isolate HBS135686 ecotype San Diego chromosome 18, rElgMul1.1.pri, whole genome shotgun sequence genomic region:
- the LOC134410676 gene encoding selenoprotein M-like: LVLKHLAGADPELVLLNFKYEELQRIPLAEMSREEINRLVKELGFYRKETRDSPVPEEFQLAPAKPLPASEESQREQAAERKGAKGSEL, translated from the exons cttgtcctgaaacacctggctggagcggatcccgaactggtgctgctcaactttaagtatgaagagttgcag agaaTTCCATTGGCTGAAATGTCCCGGGAAGAGATCAACCGGCTGGTGAAAGAGTTGGGGTTCTACCGGAAGGAGACGCGCGACTCACCTGTTCCGGAAGAGTTCCAGCTTGCCCCCGcgaagcctctgcctgcctcagaagaatcccagagagaacaggcggcagagaggaaaggggcgaagggcagcgaactgtaa